The sequence AGCACAAATGGTTCCGAAAAATTAGGCAAGGCCAACACGGGTGTGGATGTCATTGCTCTTTTTAATTCTTCGAAAGAGCGTGTAGCATCTTGCGACCTTATAAAGGAGTTCTTGCGAAGGAGGCTAGTTAGGGGTGCGTTAATTCCATAATTCTTCACAAACTTGCGGTTATAACCCGCAAGGCCAAGAAACCCGGGAAAGGCGCGAACGGCGGAGGGTGTCGGTCGATTAGCAATTGGTGCAATTTTTGCGTCATCTACTTTGACCTCCGATTGAGTCACTCGATGGTCGAGGTATGCCACTTCGGTTTGAGCCAGAGCGTATTTGGATCGCTTTAGGAAAAACTGTTGCGTCtttatcttggagaataccatACGTAAGCGTTTCACGTGATCTTCCCAAGATTTGTTGTAAACCAGAATGTTGGCAAAGAAGACGAGAACAAAATGGCGTAAGTAATCCCCGAAGATAGAGTTCATGATGGCATGGAAGATAGATGGTGCACTGGTTAGCCCGAAGGGCATGACTAAAAATTCGAAGTCGCCATGATGAGTCCTAAATGCTGTCATGGGAATGCATGCTGGGTTCATCAAAACTTAGGGTAACCCGCTCGGAGATCAAGCTTGGTAAAGTACTGGGCCCCATTAAGCTCCTCCAACAACTCATCAACTCTTGAAGGCTCGGTTGCAATCCAATAATGAACAATTGGACTTCCTGCTTTGATGTTAAGAAAAAAGAACGGGCAACTCCTCGAAATGTTCTTGATAATCATCCACAGAACCGGTTTGGTGTAGTTTGGCCAGATTGCCAAAGGTATCACATCGAATGGGTGGCCCAAACCTAAGATCGCATTTTCTGCAAAGTCATCGCACTAAATTCCTTGCTGATCCCGTTTTAATTTGCGAAACCACAATTGTTCCTTGCCGTCAAGGTGGAAGGATGCCAACCCCACTCACGTTGGATGCCAACCCCACTTTTTTCTGCGTCGTGCGTGTGCTGATGTTCAAAGAAATGCTCGCAGTTATTTGATTTTCGCCCATGCCTcgctatttttataaatgttggTTGAGGCTCATTGAAGTTCTCTCACGATCTCCAAAGTCTTTGATAGATGCCAAAATTCAGATGTCCCATTTAATTTCCAAAATTTCCAATAAATAAACAAACGTTTTGGCAGTCAAGAAAACTGAGATAAAAATCCCTATCTAAATTAAAAGATAAACTCCCTAACAATTGAGATAAactcatattttaaagaaaacaaacgaGGGAAAATCTGGAAATCCTGTCTCTTCCAATCATGATCTAATCTGCAACTTTGAACTTCCCATGTGTATGCCTTCAATAAACGATGTCCTTTGACGCTGGTGGGCTGGGGTCGGTGCTTGTTGCTTCCTGTGGGTTTGGGCTCGTTTCTGGATAATGCTGTGTTTCGACGGTCGTGACAGATAACCATGATAGTCCTTGTTTTGAATCGTGCACAGTTGTCCATAGAAATTTTGTGGAATGTACATGCATTCTGGTCATTGCTATGCAAGATGCTTCATTATAATTTGTTTGATTATTTGGTATTATACTTCCCTTGTAAATGGTTGGTTGCTATTCGAAGAACGCATGCAACCGATGGCTAAACAATTAGCTAGTGCTAGAGTAGTTAGCTTTCTAGGATTTTGGTTCAGTGATCGActcatgtttcttttttgtttgaaatgaaGATATTTTATGTGTAGACAGAACAGAAcagttttgattgatttctgCAAACAATCTTGCTGCTCTGGGGGATGATAGATACCATTCTTGCAAAGCTCATCTTCTTTTGTCTCGATTTTCTGATAAAAATTACTTTTGGCTATTTATGATGCATTCATCCTGTGTTAGTTTCCTAACCTTATGTATTACTCCATACAGATTGCACATCGACCTAGCATATACGTCTTGGACACACCAGGGGTGTTGGTTCCAAGTATTCCAGACATAGAAACTGGATTAAAGCTAGCTGTAGCAGGTTCAAAACATTCTTCATTGAATGAAAAGAAACCAAATTTTTCTATAATGAATGCATATCGTTGCTGAACTCCAGTTCATGCAGGTTCTGTGAAAGATTCCATAGTTGGCGAAGAGAGGATCGTTCAGTATTTATTAGCCCTTTTAAGCATACGAGGCACTCCTCTACACTGGAAGAACTTGACCGAAAGAGAAACCGGAGGCTTGAATCCCGATTCTGATGATAAGCCTGATTATGATCTTAAAAATCTCATGCCAACGAGGCGGAGAAAACCTCCCAGCAATTCTGATGTCCATTACATTGAGGTCACCTTTTTTGTTGGTTGACAGATTATATTGACATACTGATGGTTACTACTCAGGTTGCAACCAAACTGTGTCTGAGCCGACGTTAATTCACTTTTGTGCAGGATATAGTCGTTGAAGTTCAACGCGCCCTGTGTGTAACACTAATGGAATTCAGTGGTGACTTGGAGGATGAAAATGACTTGGGAAACCTTATCGAACTACAGTTTGAGGCATTGAAGAAGGCTTTAAAGGTACCCCATAAAACTTCGGAGGCACGAACCATTGTATCGAAGAAATTCCTCACACTATTTCGGGCAGGGAAGCTTGGTACATTCATTCTTGACGATGTCCCAGAACCTAACGAGCCCATATCGtactaaattatttttcatggtACCCATTGAAGAATCATGAAAAGATTATGGTTTTTCTTGGCTAACGATCATTTCGATAGCTTAGTGCAACAAAAATTCATTTTCGGtatattcaatttcaaatttcatgttCTTATGCATGTAAAATATTtcagttgaaaaaaaaaatcgaaatcctaaatctatatatatccacacttttgtgtgtgtgtgtgtgtctatatatatatatatatatttcagttggaaaaaaaaatcgaaatcctaaatctatatatatccacacttttgtaatatatatatatatccacacTTTTATACATATAAAAGTACAGATGAAaggttaaaaaatttatttgtgaaaaGACCACATGACTTTTCATTCACACTtggaaaatactaaaaaaattctaaaaacatatatttgtaaaatttctaaaatgataaaaacatacatgtaaaattaaatccaatttttattattaatatatatctatgtttatatcaatatttataaagtgatatatatttgtaaaatttctAAAATGACAAGGTTATATAtgttaaatcaaattaatttttattattaatgtatatctatatcaatatttttatcgATATGCACCAAGATAAAGCACCAGGTATCGATGGTATGTCTCttctattttacaaaaaattctgGAATATTGTAGGTGATGATGTTACAGATGTTGACCTCCATATACTTAATGAAAGGGCTCCTATTGATCAGTTGAATGATACTATAGTAACTTTGATACCAAAAACATCTAATCCGGTGCTTATGAAAGAATTCAGACCAATTAGCCTTTGTAACGTCTGTTACAAGATCGTGTCTCGTGCTATTACCAATCGTCTTAGACCAGTTATGGCAAAATTGATTGACGAATTCCAGAGTGCTTTTGTCCCGGGCAGGATGATCTCAGGTCATAGTTGTCAAAAGCGAGAGGCGCAAAAAAGCGCGCAAGTGTTTTGGGGCTTCAAGCTCAAAGCGAAGCGCACGCTTTACGGAAAAAAGCgcaataaacaaaatattatcaaaaaaatcaaaataaaataacaagtcTTTGAAAATGTGATAGATGAAATATCAAATGTCATTATAATCGTCATCTTCATCTTCCAAATCTACGTCACGCTTTACGAAAAAAAGcacaataaacaaaatattatcaaaaaaatcaaaataaaataacaagtcTTTGAAAATGTGATGGATGAAATATCAAATGTCATTATAATCGTCATCTTCATCTTCCAAATCTACGTCATCAACCTCATCACTTGATTTGTATCCATCagtatcttcttcttcttcttcaatttcATCATCTATGTCGATCTCTTCTTCGTCCACAAGACTGATTCGAGCTGAAGATTGTTTTCTTTTTGCTGAAGTGGATGATGACGCTCCTTTTGAAGTAGATTCATTTCGAGATCGAAAGTCATATGCACTTTCACCAACCCCAACCGCTTGTGCTACATCACTCCAACGCAAATCATCATCTTCAAAGACCAAATCGTTATCATCATTCTCTTTATCACTATCATCCAACTTTCCCAACAACCATTCGTTACTATCATCTATTTCTGACAAAGAAATAGGATCAATCTTATCTCGCATGGCATATCTTCGCCTCAACGCTCTATTGTATTTGATATATACCAAATCATTCAATCGTTGTTGAGACAAcctatttctttttttagaatGTATCTGCCAAAAAATTAGAAAGTAAGAAGTTAGGTTCATACtccataataaaaaatttaatatgtaaaaaaaacttctaacttatatgttcaaatacaCTCCAATTACGTTCACAACCTGAAGAAGAGCACGTGAGGTACAAAATCTTCATTGCAAATGTTTTTAATTCAGGTGTTGATGCACAATAAGAAGACCACCAATCAGCTTGAAAGttgaaacacaaaaaaaatacaagattaAATTTCTTATCATTCAAAGTTTGCATCTATACTATAAGTaatgtttgagaaataaattaatattgcaCTAATATTATTTACCTGGTGATTTTGAAGCTCTTTGTCTAATAGCCATTAGTAAACCAAAAAGTCCTGCTTTTTTGTATTTATCCAATTGGTTTGTAATTTTATCTTGTAAATCTTCACCTCGCACCAATCTAGCTATGCATTTGTACAGACTCTCCAACACTTCTTCATCATTTTCTATGTCACCATTTGAGTAAAAAAACTCGGGATTTAAGAAATATCCAGCCGCATGCAAAGGATGATGGAGTTGAATGTTCCATCTTTTGTCGATGATTTCAAAAATACCACGATATTTCTCTTCATTATTATTAAATGATGCAGCGATAGCTTCTTTTGTTCTGTCCATTGCCTCATAGATGTAACCAATTGGGGACCTTTTTTCACCGTCTACTAGCCGCAATACTTTCAGCAATGGGCCGCCaaattttaatgcaaaaacCGTAGTTTTCCAAAAAGAAGGCATCAATATCACTTCTGCAACACGTTTTCCAGCCGCCTCTCTAGAATATCGACTTTTTGCCCACTTTTCAGATGTAAACAGCTTTCTCAGATTTGCTTGTTGAACTTGAAACCGCTTTAAAGTTAAAAAAGCGGTTGCAAAACGAGTCTTTGCAGTTCTTACCATGTCTCTTTGTCCAGTAAATTCCCTCATCATGCTCAACAATTGTGGTCTATTGTAAATAAAACCATTTACCATCAATGCCCGTTCATGCAATTTTTTGAGGTTatgaattttgaatatttcctCAAGCATCAAATCTAAGCAATGAGCTGCACATGGAGTCCAATACAAGTGtggaaaattgtttttcaaaagACGACctgaaaaaataaagtaaatttactttaaaaattgaaaaatcagatttttaattcaatttgcaatttaaaatattacatgCTCTaacattgcagcttgcattatCTGTTACAACCTGAACCACATTCTGTTCTCTAATTCGATTCATAAATTTAGAAAGTAACTCATACATCTTATCAGCAGTGTGAGAATAACTTGAATCATCCACCGATTCAACAAATATGCTTCCTTTAGGAccatttacaaaaaaatttataagagtTCTACTTTTTTTATCAGTCCACCCATCTGCTATGATTGTACAACCATACCTAGCATGATCTTCTTCGTGGGATTTGAAAAGCAGGTTCGTATTTGCCAACTCCTTCTTCAAATACTTAACTCTTACTTCATGATACGATGGAGGTTTCATTCCCACTCCAAAAGTCCCAATAGCATCAATACAGGGTTGCAAAGAATCATATTTAACAGCATTAAACGGAATTCCGGCATCATACATCCACGCAGCAAATTTTTGAACCGCATCTTCTCTtaatttcttcttattttcatCATACTGGCCTTTATTTTTCGCACGTCTCTGTCTGAAAATTTCTTCTACTTCTTTCGCAAAATAAAGATCAATAGGCCCTGCTTGTTTACACCTTTTACCCTGCACCGTAGGGCCGGACATTGGTCGTTTCCCTTTCCTTTTAGTTTGAATATCATCctcatcttcatcttcatcttctccCAAATCAACAATATCATGTGAATGAGAAATATCATCCATTTGATTCTTCAAAACAGTCTTTTTTTGCATGAACTCTTTAATTTCTTCTTTAACATGCTCCGGACACTTCGGACAAGCTTTCACATTTCTATTGCCCCCAACTAAATGTAGCTTGTGCCGATAAATCCCACCATTTGTTATTTTatcacaaaaacaacaacaTACGATATTTGGATTTTTAGGATCCGGAAGTGTTGCATAATTCAAAGCAATTTCCTTTCGATTTGATGGAATTGTTGTGTTTGACATGTTTAAATACtgaaatataaatacaaatcacctattatattattaaaaataaaaaaacacaatttataattttaaacaaaaattcctaaaattaaaattagggTTTAGTGGTTTACCAATTGGGTAGCAAATGAGAAGAGGACACGGCGGCACGGCGGAGCGGCGGTGGCGGCGGCACGGAGGAGCAGCGGCGACAAGGCAGAAGCAGAGAAGACACGCACGCACAGATGGAAAACAGTGGACTTGGGCAGAGAGGCACTAAACGATAGGGATTTGATTTATGTACATGGGCTGGGCTTATATTTAGAGCCTGGATTTGGGCTAAACCTGGACTTGAGCTAAATCTGGACTtggaaagaatttaaaaaaaaatgggctGAAGCGCATAACGATCGCTCAAAAAATCCCAAGCGAAGCGCACTGAAGCATGCGCTTCATCCACTTGCTGCGCTTCACATTGTTCTGAAGCCCAACCCGGTCGCCTAGGGCGAGGCGAGCGCTTTTTACAACTGTGTCTCAGATAATATCATTGTGGGATATGAAGTCATCCATTGGATGCGTACAAGAATGTCAGGTCGGGTTGGTTATGCAGCGCTTAAACTTGATATGAGTAAAGCGTACGATCGAGTGGAATGGGATTTCTTACAGGCTCTGATGATTAGATTGGGTTTTGCAACAGAGTGGATTGATAAGATAATGAGGTGTGTGCGCACTGTGAGATATTTCTTCCGGATTAATCAACAAGTTGTTGGGCCTATCACTCCTAGCCGTGGACTTCGGCAGGGCGACCCTCTGTCGCCTTACCTGTTCGTATTATGTGCACATGGTCTATCTAGACTCTTCACCACTTACGAGTCTAGGGGGTTGATTCGAGGAAGTAGGATTGCTTCAACTTGTCCGATAGTATCTCACCTCTTTTTTGCTGATGATAGCCTTATTTTTTTCAGAGCCACCTTGGAAGATGGGGCTCGGGTTAAAGATTGCTTATATCTCTATGAACGAGCTTCGGGCCAGATGATTAACTACGAAAAATCGGCTCTATCTTTTAGCCCCAATACCCATCCGATGTTAATGGAGACAATTAAATCTATTCTCACGATCCCTATTGTTCAGAGGCATGAGATATACTCGGGCCTCCCCACTGTATCTATGCATAGCAAGCGTCTACAGTTCCAGTATCTTGTGCAAAGAGTTGTGAGGAAGATTCAGGGATGGGGACATAAATATTTCTCTAGCGGGGGCAAAGAGACTTTGATTAAATCTGTTATACAGGCTATACCAACATTTGCAACGAGTTGCTTCCGAATTCCCAAGGCTATTTGTTTTGAAATAGAGAGGGAATGTGCCAACTTCTGGTGGGGAGTGGATAAAGGGAAGAGGAAAATACACTGGAAATCGTGGGACTCTCTATGCAGGCCTAAAGTACAGGGTGATATGGGTTTCAGAAGAATGGAGGACTTTAACCGGGCGCTTCTGCGACGCAAGTGTGGAGATTGGTTAGATTTCCAGATTCCTTAGCCTCTCGACTACTTAAAGAGCGGTACTTCAAACATGGTGATGTGCTGGAGGCGGGTTTTGGTAGTAATCCGTCTTATATTTGGAGATCAATATTCTGGAGTAAAGGGCTTTTAGGGAGGGGTCTTTGTTGGAGGGTTGGTGATGGCAAGTCAATAAAAATTTTTGATGACAAATGGATACCAGGTGTGGGGTCGCACTTAGGGGTGCTGGAGGGGATAGACAGTAATGACTCCACTGTGGACACCTTGATTAAGGACGGATCTTGGGATGTGGATCTAATTTCTAATACCTTCAAGATCCCTCTACCGTCAAGGCTTTGTTATGACACGAAATTCTGGAGATTTGATAAGAAAGGGAAATATTCGGTACGTGATGGATATCGCCTACAACAAGGATTATTTGCTCAACCGCAACACCAATCGGCCCTCATGTTGCAATCTTGGTGGACATTCATGTGGGATCTCTCTATTCCGCCGAAGGTGCGTATTTTCTGGTGGCATATTTCCTATGATATTATACCAACAAATCTCAATCTCCAAAGGCATCATCTTCCGACCTCTGGCGCATGTGTGCTTTGCTTCAACACACAAGACACAACATGCcactctttatttttttttgctacACATCTAAGGCAATATGGAAAAATTCTGAGCTCTATCAAGTCATCGGGTTGGGAAAAAGGAGCAGTACTATTGATTTTTGTTTGTTGATGAGGGATAAATTATCGAAGTTTGAGTTTGAAAAATTTGCTATTCAAACTTGGGCAATCTGGAAAGAACGACAAAATCTGATCCATGATGACAACAGAACCAGTATGCCCATGGATGTCTCTTGGAGCTTAACCTTTCTTACAGACTTTCAGAAAGCTAAGGCTCTTGATCAACAGGCGGTTTCTGCTCATAGTGTACTGGATGACAGGAGATGGGTAGCACCAGATGAAAGTACCTTTAAACTCAATGTTGATGCTTGTGTTAATGATAATTCCAGCCAATACAGCATAGCGGGTGTCCTTCGAGATTGTCAAGGGAGATTATTGCTAGCATTTGGGAAGCAGATTTCTCAACCTCTGTCTGTTGCCCATGGTGAGTTACTGGCAATTCGGGAAGGAGTTAAATTGGTTTATGAAAAGAATTTTCGAGATGTTCTGGTCGTATCTGATTATGTACTGGCAGTGCAAGCAGTCAATGCCGTACAAGAGGATCTGGGTTATGTTGGAGCATGTGCGTCTGATATCAACATTCTGGTGCAAGCCACATTTATCTCTGGCATAGTTTATGAGCCTAGGTTGTCTAATATAGTTGCTCATAATTTGGCTAAATTTTCTCTGTCAGTCCCTTCACCCTTTGTTTGGTTGAATGATGATTTTTCTCATTGGTTGGTCGAGTTTGTAATGAACGATTTATCTTAATATAATTACAAGCttatctttcaaaaaaaaaaacacaattgaaAAACATTATCTTTCATCTACATAACttataaaatgctaaaaagttatatttgtaaaattcataaaatgagaatgatatacatataaaatcaaatgAACAACAATGACATTAATATTAACATCATTGACATTTTTTTACTAttataattttgtaattatcaTCAATAGCATATTAATGTTGTTTTTAccattattaaaatattgaattatCCTTAACAATTATAACTACAAGTAAATATATCTATAACACTtggttaaaatattataattatattatttaagtaGATTACATGttaaatcaaatcaatttttttattatcaatttatatatatgtctatatctatatcaatatttatattaatatttatatctaaaaaataaaatcaaatcaacTTATTATTAGCAatttatatctatatttttatctatatcaatatttaagacaaaaaaatcgctgaatattaatttttttacaatggTAAAAACATAAATCTATTGTTGATTATGATTACAAAATTTAGTGGTGTAAAAATGTCGATTTTGttaattataatttcaaaactttTATGCATACTTGATATTTGTTCTACTCATATACACTATTATTGACATCTATTTATGTTACTATATTCAACGTGAATATGAGTATCAAGTTTTGTGGACCATGGACAAAGTTTTACATTATGAATTATCAACTTTGTCCTTGATTTgcttatatttcaaaataaccCTAAAAAATAGGGTTATTTTGTTAAGCTATTTTCATAAACTAAATTATTATGACAAGACCATGTAAAATAGGAAACATAATCTAAGTCAACATCTACAAGGTACGGTTTatgcaataattaaaattaaaaacaatatattatttaatttaaaatcacaACAGATGTcgttaattttcaattttcagattttaatttgtatcatgaattgcattaaaattttgaaaagattaAAAATCAATTGTATCATGATTTAAGATAgagattataaatttattaatattatttaaaataaaaatacatgtttCATGTCAAGTCATTTTTAGATAGATTCTAagcaataattaaaattaaattatatttattataattatattatataaaagtgTGGGATCAATAGTCTTCATTATGAATAATCAATTTTGTGTTTCAATATATATGTTACAAAAATACTGAAATTGACTTGAatgtttctttaaaaataaaactaaaattattaagataggaaagaaaacatatattttgTTAGGAGATAATGAGAAATATCTGAAGAGATTTGttaaaataatgatatatatttgtatagagattttaaaattttattttgaaaattataattgaaaatatgatatatcttttaaataagtCTATACGTGCAATAAGTTAATAAGATATTGTTTTGTGTTTTGTTAAGATATAGAGGataatttgataataatatttaaaatgatctcaattattttgtatttgaaaatggagtaggtctcttgtgagacggtctcacgaatctttatctgtgagacgggtcaaccctactgatattcacaataaaaagtaatattcttagcataaaaagtaatactttttcatggatgacccaaataaaatatctgtctcatagaatacgacccgtgagaccgtctcacacaaatttttactttgaaaatgatattcaaattttaatatctaAATCATAGAATAAAATAGCTTTATAAGTTTGGATGGTGAAGTTTTCAATTTGAAACATTTAAtccaataaaatataaaagagaTATTGGACAAAATTATTGTGAATTGTGATGGAAGcaacaataatatttattataaaaa comes from Primulina huaijiensis isolate GDHJ02 chromosome 2, ASM1229523v2, whole genome shotgun sequence and encodes:
- the LOC140957260 gene encoding uncharacterized protein, giving the protein MDVSWSLTFLTDFQKAKALDQQAVSAHSVLDDRRWVAPDESTFKLNVDACVNDNSSQYSIAGVLRDCQGRLLLAFGKQISQPLSVAHGELLAIREGVKLVYEKNFRDVLVVSDYVLAVQAVNAVQEDLGYVGACASDINILVQATFISGIVYEPRLSNIVAHNLAKFSLSVPSPFVWLNDDFSHWLVEFVMNDLS
- the LOC140968090 gene encoding short integuments 2, mitochondrial isoform X1, whose product is MGTVKRIVRKGSLLGEMGFIKGGGNINWFPGHMAAATRAIRDRLKLSDFVIEVRDARIPLSSANNELQPMLVGKRRVIALNKKDLANPNIMHKWIHYFDSCEQDCLSINAHSKSSVKKLLDLVEFKLKEVISREPTLLVMVVGVPNVGKSALINSIHQIASIRFPVQEKRKRATVGPLPGVTQDIAGFKIAHRPSIYVLDTPGVLVPSIPDIETGLKLAVAGSVKDSIVGEERIVQYLLALLSIRGTPLHWKNLTERETGGLNPDSDDKPDYDLKNLMPTRRRKPPSNSDVHYIEDIVVEVQRALCVTLMEFSGDLEDENDLGNLIELQFEALKKALKVPHKTSEARTIVSKKFLTLFRAGKLGTFILDDVPEPNEPISY
- the LOC140968090 gene encoding short integuments 2, mitochondrial isoform X2, whose product is MLVGKRRVIALNKKDLANPNIMHKWIHYFDSCEQDCLSINAHSKSSVKKLLDLVEFKLKEVISREPTLLVMVVGVPNVGKSALINSIHQIASIRFPVQEKRKRATVGPLPGVTQDIAGFKIAHRPSIYVLDTPGVLVPSIPDIETGLKLAVAGSVKDSIVGEERIVQYLLALLSIRGTPLHWKNLTERETGGLNPDSDDKPDYDLKNLMPTRRRKPPSNSDVHYIEDIVVEVQRALCVTLMEFSGDLEDENDLGNLIELQFEALKKALKVPHKTSEARTIVSKKFLTLFRAGKLGTFILDDVPEPNEPISY